From one Mesomycoplasma ovipneumoniae genomic stretch:
- a CDS encoding adenine phosphoribosyltransferase yields MKINLENYIRTVDNFPKKGISFKDISPLLANGKALNYAIVEMASLAKDIDIIVGPDARGFLFGTPTAAFLSKPFIMVRKAGKLPGDVEEFAYDLEYGSAILEVQTGMIKPGQKVAIIDDVLATGGTVNAITKMIENAGAIVSKIIFLIELEQLEGRKKLENYEVTSLIKIK; encoded by the coding sequence ATGAAAATTAACTTAGAAAATTATATTCGCACAGTTGATAATTTCCCAAAAAAAGGGATTAGCTTTAAAGATATTTCGCCATTACTTGCAAATGGTAAAGCTTTAAATTATGCAATTGTTGAAATGGCATCGCTTGCAAAAGATATAGATATTATTGTTGGGCCAGATGCTCGAGGGTTTTTATTCGGAACACCAACAGCCGCTTTTCTTTCAAAACCATTCATAATGGTTAGAAAAGCAGGGAAATTGCCAGGTGATGTCGAAGAATTTGCCTATGATTTAGAATATGGATCTGCAATTCTAGAAGTTCAAACCGGAATGATCAAACCAGGCCAAAAAGTGGCTATTATTGATGATGTGCTCGCAACTGGAGGTACCGTAAATGCCATCACAAAAATGATCGAAAATGCCGGAGCTATTGTTTCAAAAATTATCTTTTTAATTGAGCTTGAACAATTAGAAGGTCGAAAAAAATTAGAAAATTATGAGGTTACTTCACTCATTAAAATAAAGTAA
- a CDS encoding amino acid permease — translation MATGTLGKNKSQKITFFGALLIVLGASIGAGIFFKSKAIIENSGYNLGLAIGSWVFACFAIVAMAIALIEISSATKKSNLSVIIWNKLFNSESFFQISKNFIIYLYLPFTYFVLPVYFMQILQDAIAAFGLESSSDWNIKFDWVIVLVVSIAIVIYFFIISLNTKIAEFHNKIILIAKFIPIFVTVIVGFILYFQGGSNKLLSQPEFASVEKIKTEGVSISSSLPGVGVLISMAGIFFSYEGFFTAAGLQSEMKEPKKTPIAILLGIGITTIIYLFIAIATSIVGDGSISSFINIAKNELKWHPLIIKLILGTTFLLIGISLLGIINVFTLWGPRALEELIHKNEFFLLKRWKKYVNLNKPVVSTYFLIIFSVLALIIFTLIGVFGFDDQEYGTYGQKLNNLYSFADITGNWSALISFLLIAAAIYGCIKNRKTKKIAVEKQKYFLFFGYISVICISLILLFAVVVPIVDLFTILIYQPEIENFNLILKTRVTKVIVLILFIIVPVFPVFWTYLTKKIKKTVKKSKL, via the coding sequence ATGGCAACAGGAACGCTTGGAAAGAACAAGTCTCAGAAAATCACCTTTTTTGGCGCTCTTTTAATCGTCCTTGGCGCAAGTATAGGTGCGGGAATCTTTTTTAAATCCAAGGCTATTATTGAAAATTCAGGTTATAATCTTGGGCTTGCAATTGGAAGTTGAGTTTTTGCTTGTTTTGCAATTGTTGCGATGGCAATTGCATTAATTGAAATTTCATCTGCAACAAAAAAATCAAATTTATCTGTCATTATTTGAAATAAACTCTTTAATTCTGAGAGTTTTTTTCAAATTTCAAAAAATTTCATAATTTATTTATATTTACCCTTTACTTATTTTGTTTTGCCTGTTTATTTTATGCAAATTTTGCAAGATGCAATTGCAGCTTTTGGCCTTGAATCATCTAGCGATTGAAATATAAAATTTGACTGAGTTATTGTTTTGGTTGTTTCAATTGCCATTGTTATTTACTTTTTTATAATTAGTCTAAACACAAAAATCGCTGAATTTCACAATAAAATTATATTAATTGCAAAATTTATCCCTATTTTTGTGACAGTTATTGTCGGATTTATTTTATATTTTCAAGGTGGTTCAAACAAACTTCTTTCTCAACCTGAATTTGCAAGTGTTGAAAAAATAAAAACTGAAGGAGTTTCAATTTCCTCAAGTTTGCCTGGCGTTGGTGTTTTAATTTCAATGGCTGGAATATTTTTTTCATATGAAGGATTTTTTACTGCCGCTGGTTTGCAATCAGAAATGAAAGAACCTAAAAAAACGCCAATTGCTATTCTTTTAGGAATTGGAATCACGACAATAATATATCTTTTTATTGCAATTGCAACTTCAATTGTTGGCGATGGTTCAATTTCGTCATTTATTAATATTGCAAAAAATGAATTAAAATGGCATCCACTTATAATTAAATTAATTTTAGGGACAACTTTTTTACTAATTGGAATTAGTCTTCTTGGAATTATCAATGTTTTTACATTGTGAGGTCCGCGGGCACTTGAGGAATTAATTCACAAAAACGAGTTTTTTTTGCTCAAAAGGTGAAAAAAATATGTAAATTTAAATAAACCTGTTGTTTCAACTTATTTTTTAATTATTTTTTCAGTCTTGGCTCTAATTATTTTTACACTTATTGGTGTTTTTGGCTTTGATGATCAAGAATATGGAACTTATGGTCAAAAATTAAATAATTTATATTCATTTGCAGATATTACTGGCAATTGATCGGCTTTGATTAGTTTTTTACTGATTGCTGCTGCTATTTATGGATGTATTAAAAATCGAAAAACAAAAAAAATTGCTGTTGAAAAACAAAAATACTTCCTGTTTTTTGGTTATATTTCTGTAATTTGCATTTCATTAATTTTATTATTTGCAGTTGTTGTGCCAATTGTCGATCTTTTTACAATTTTGATTTATCAACCTGAGATTGAAAATTTTAACTTAATTCTAAAAACTAGAGTTACAAAAGTTATTGTTCTTATTTTATTTATAATTGTCCCTGTTTTTCCGGTATTTTGAACCTATTTAACAAAAAAAATAAAAAAAACTGTTAAAAAAAGCAAATTATAA